The sequence below is a genomic window from Streptosporangium lutulentum.
TCAGGCGAGTTCTCGCGATCGGCGGCCTGCTGGCCGCCGGATGGCTCCTCACGATCGTCTTCGGGCTTATCTGCGCCGCTCCGGCGGCCGCGCACACCACCGCGGAGGCAGGAGCAGCGCGCTCCGGAGCCCTCGACACAGCCGCTTCCGGATCGGCCCTCCGGGCCGGTGACTTCCCCACGGGAAGTGGCGTCCTATCGGCGACGGACACCGCCGAAGCCATGGCGGGGCGAGGTGTGGACGGGCTCACCAGCCAATCGAAGCCGGGATCCCCGGCCCCCGCCACCGTCGGCCACAGTTCTGGCTCGAACGGATTCGTACCCCAGACCAGTGGTGGATCCGGCCTTTCAGGACCGGGTCCGGGGGATGTCGCGAGGTTCGTCTACGACCCGCGGCTCATGTCACAGCGCGCCCCCGCGGCGTGTGTGCTCCCCCCTGTCGTCCGCACAGCGGCGGACGATCCTTCTTTCTCTCCTGACTGATCCCGATCTCGCAGACCGGTCTCGCCCCTTCGGGCCTACCCGGAGCTCACGGAGCGTGCCTCGATCCCCGTACCCAGGGGAGCCACTCCGTCGGCGAGTGACAAGCAGGACGACAAGCAGCAATTTCCATCCCTCGTGACGGTCGTCGGAGCTTCCGCTGTGCGAGCTCGTCAGGACCTCGTATGGCTTCGCATGCCGTCACGGGATGTCAGGTCCCCCCAAGAAAAACGCTAGGAGCTTCAATAATGCGTACGTGGGTTAAGGGCACAGCCCCCGCGGCACTGCTCGCGCTGGGTGTCATGACCATGGGCGGCGGCACGGCCTCCGCCGACACCATCGGCGACCACTCGATCGGCGGCGGCAACCAGCTCAAGGTGCCGATCAAGCTGCCGATCGACATCAGCGGCAACGCCGTCGGCGTGCTCGGGGACGCGACCGCCTCCTCCGAGGGCGGCGCCTCCGTCGAGAACTCGGGCGACGGCGACGGCGGCGGGGCCGGTGGCAACCGTACGAGCGGAGATGGCTCGATCCTGGGTGGCAACCAGATCGTGGCGCCGATCAACGCGCCGATCAACGCCTGCGGTAACGCCGTGTCGGTGTTCGGGCGTGCCGAGGCGGGCTGCGAGGGTGGCGCCTCCGTCGAGAACTCGGGCGACGGCGACGGCGGCGGGGCCGGTGGCAACCGTACGAGCGGTGACCACTCGATCCTGGGCGGCAACCAGATCGTGGCGCCGATCAACGCGCCGATCAACGCCTGTGGCAACGCCGTGGCCGTCTTCGGCAAGGCCACCGCCGGCTGCGAGGGCGGTGCCGCGGTCAAGAACTCCGGTGGAGGCGGGGCCGGTGGCAACCGTACGAGCGGCGACCACTCGATCCTGGGTGGCAACCAGGTGGTGGCGCCGATCAACATTCCGATCAACGTCTGCGGCAACTCCGTGGCCGTCCTGGGCGACGCCTTCGCCGGTTGCAAGGGCGGGGCCAAGGTCACCGGCGGCGGCAGGCCTGGCGGCCCCGGCGGCCCCGGCGGCCCCGGCTGGCCGGGTGAGCCTGGCTGGCCGGGCAAGCCCGGTAAGCCGGGTAAGCCTGGTAAGCCTGGTAAGCCCGGACACGGTTCGAACCCCGGGTGGAACGGCTCGGGTTCCGGCATGCACGGTTCGGGTCCCGGGTGGAACGGTTCGGGTTCGGGTTGGGACGGTTCGGGGTCCGGCGTCCACGGCTCGGGTTCGGGGTGGAACGGCTCGGGTTCCGGCGTCCACGGCTCGGGTTCGGGGTGGAACGGCTCGGGTTCCGGCATGCACGGTTCGGGTCCCGGGTGGAACGGCTCCGGTTCCGGCGTCCACGGCTCCGGCTCCGGTTCCGGTTCCGGCGTACAGGGTTCGGGTCCCGGGTGGAACGGTTCCGGGCCCGGCATGCATGGCTCGGGTCCCGGGTGGAACGGTTCCGGGCCCGGCATGCACGGTTCGGGTCCCGGGTGGAACGGTTCCGGCTCCGGATCCGGCGCGGGGGGCAACCGTACCTCCGGGCAGGGCAGCGTCCTGGGCGGCAACCAGATCGTGGCGCCGATCAACATTCCGATCAACGCCTGCGGCAACGTCATCGGCGGCGGCAAGGCGGGCTGTAAGGGTGGCTCGTCCGTCGAGAACGGCTGGGGCGGTGGCGGCGCGGGGGGCAACCGCACCTCCGGGCAGGGCAGCGTCCTGGGCGGCAACCAGATCGTGGCGCCGATCAACATCCCGATCAACGTCTGCGGCAACGCCGTGGCCGTCCTGGGTAACGCCTTCGCCGGCTGCAAGGGCGGCGCCGTGGTCAGGAACTCGGGCGGCGGCAGTGGGGCCGGTGGCAACCGTACGAGTGGTGACCGCTCGATCCTGGGCGGCAACCAGATCGTGGCGCCGATCAACGCGCCGATCAACGTCTGCGGCAACGCCGTGGCCGTCCTGGGCGACGCCGCGGCGGGTTGCCTCGGCGGTGCCCACGTCGGCGGCCCGTCCGGGCGTCCCGGCGGTGGCCGGAACGGTGACGGCCCCGGCGACTGGAACGGTGGCGGCCACGGCGGCGACTACGGCCACAGGATCGGCAAGCACAGGACCAGCGGCCTCATGTCCTCCTTCCCCATGGCCTCCGCCTCCGATGCCAAGGACACCGGCAGCGCCTCCCGGCAGGCGTCCGATGTCGCCGCGCTGCCCGCGTTGCCCGCGCTGCCCCTCATCGAGGAGCTGAAGGGCGCGGCCGCCATGCCGGAACTGCCCATCGTGGGAGAAGCGCAGAAGGTGGCGGGTCTGCCCGCCACGCCGGGGAGTGCCGAGGCTCCGACCTCGCGGGACTCCGTGACCGAGTCGGCCCCTTCTTCCCCGCTCGGCGGCGTGGTTCCGCTCGGCGACGTCGGCCTGATGAGCGCCGCTCAGCCCGCCGGTATGACCGGGATGAACTCCGGCGCGCTGTTCGCTCTCGTGCTCGGCGCCACGGCCGCCGCCTCCGCGACGCTCTTCGCGACCACACGCCGCATCCGCTTCGGCAGGAAGTAAGGCATCAGTAACTCACTGGACATGTCTCCTCAAGATCTATGAGGGAGACGCACAGACGCTTTGCCGGTAGCGAGGAAGGGTAGCCGCGTCCCTCGGGGTGCGACAGCCCCTCGACCGGTTGAGCACAGAAGCTTTGCCCGTTCCGGGGGCGCGGCCCGGGGCGGGCAAAGCCATGTTCAGGGTCACATCGTCCTGGCCACACGTATGATCTTGCGACGCAGTCGAACGTCCCGGCGGCCGTCGGGATACAGTCGCAGACGGTCGAGTTCCCAATCACCGTATTCTGCATGTTCGGTCAGTATCCGCCTGGCCGCGTCCCGGGAGGTGCCTCGCGGAAGGTGGAGAACCAAGTAGGAGTAGTCGAGCACAGCGATTAGTCTCCGAGGGTGAGCTGGGGGACGTCGATACTCATAGGGCTTTATTCTGCGTCCTTGCGGCTTTCCTTGGGAGTGCCCCCGACCCAGATCGGGTAACCCGAGTGAAGGAAAACGGGGAACGAATGCGAACAGCGAGGTAGGAAGCAGCGTGCCAGCCAAGAACGGCAACGCCGGCGGAACCCGCCTGGTGATCGTCGAGTCGCCTTCCAAGGCGAAGACCATCGCCGGGTACCTCGGCCATGGCTACATCGTGGAGTCCAGTATCGGGCATATTCGCGATCTCCCCGAGAAGGCCGACGACATCCCGGAGAAGTACAAGGGAGAATCCTGGGCACGCCTGGGCGTCAATGTAGATCATGGGTTCGAGCCGCTCTACGTTGTCAACCATGACAAGAAGGCGCAGGTGAGCAAGCTCAAGCAGCTGCTCAAGGACGCCGACGAACTCTATCTCGCCACTGACGAGGACCGGGAGGGCGAGGCGATCGCCTGGCACCTCCGCGAGGTGCTCAACCCCAAGGTGCCGGTCCACCGCATGGTCTTCCACGAGATCACCCCGCGGGCGATCCAGGAAGCGGTGTCCAATCCGCGTGACCTGAACCTGAGGCTGGTCGACGCCCAGGAGACCCGGCGCATCCTCGACCGCCTCTACGGCTACGAGGTCAGCCCGGTCCTGTGGAAGAAGGTCAAGCCCCGCCTGTCCGCCGGTCGTGTGCAGTCCGTGGCGACCCGGCTGGTCGTGGAGCGCGAGCGCGAGCGCCTGGCGTTCACCAGCGCGAGTTACTGGGACCTGCAGGCGCTGTTCGACACCGGCCGCGACGAGATCCCGCACGAGTTCACCGCCACGCTGACCGGCGTGAACGGCAAGCGCATCGCCCAGGGCCGCGACTTCGCGAGCAACGGCACGCTCAAGGGCGCCGATGTGCTCCACCTGGACGAGCAGGCCGCGCAGGCCCTGGCCGGACGGCTGGGGAGCACCGCGTACAAGGTCGACTCCGTCGAGCGCAAGCCGTACACCCGCAAGCCGTACGCGCCGTTCAGGACGACCACGCTGCAGCAGGAGGCCAGCCGGAAGCTCGGCTTCTCCGCGAAGTCCACCATGCAGGTCGCTCAGCGTCTGTACGAGAACGGCTTCATCACCTACATGCGAACCGACAGCATCACGCTGTCGGAGACCGCCGTCGCCGCCGCCCGCAGCCAGGCCATCAAGCTGTACGGCGCGGCGTACGTGCCCGACAAGCCGCGCGTCTACGCCA
It includes:
- a CDS encoding DUF5703 family protein, which produces MVFALEGDSTITRRVPPALPFLAGTLLPTSLFAFVPRFPSLGLPDLGRGHSQGKPQGRRIKPYEYRRPPAHPRRLIAVLDYSYLVLHLPRGTSRDAARRILTEHAEYGDWELDRLRLYPDGRRDVRLRRKIIRVARTM
- a CDS encoding chaplin family protein, coding for MRTWVKGTAPAALLALGVMTMGGGTASADTIGDHSIGGGNQLKVPIKLPIDISGNAVGVLGDATASSEGGASVENSGDGDGGGAGGNRTSGDGSILGGNQIVAPINAPINACGNAVSVFGRAEAGCEGGASVENSGDGDGGGAGGNRTSGDHSILGGNQIVAPINAPINACGNAVAVFGKATAGCEGGAAVKNSGGGGAGGNRTSGDHSILGGNQVVAPINIPINVCGNSVAVLGDAFAGCKGGAKVTGGGRPGGPGGPGGPGWPGEPGWPGKPGKPGKPGKPGKPGHGSNPGWNGSGSGMHGSGPGWNGSGSGWDGSGSGVHGSGSGWNGSGSGVHGSGSGWNGSGSGMHGSGPGWNGSGSGVHGSGSGSGSGVQGSGPGWNGSGPGMHGSGPGWNGSGPGMHGSGPGWNGSGSGSGAGGNRTSGQGSVLGGNQIVAPINIPINACGNVIGGGKAGCKGGSSVENGWGGGGAGGNRTSGQGSVLGGNQIVAPINIPINVCGNAVAVLGNAFAGCKGGAVVRNSGGGSGAGGNRTSGDRSILGGNQIVAPINAPINVCGNAVAVLGDAAAGCLGGAHVGGPSGRPGGGRNGDGPGDWNGGGHGGDYGHRIGKHRTSGLMSSFPMASASDAKDTGSASRQASDVAALPALPALPLIEELKGAAAMPELPIVGEAQKVAGLPATPGSAEAPTSRDSVTESAPSSPLGGVVPLGDVGLMSAAQPAGMTGMNSGALFALVLGATAAASATLFATTRRIRFGRK